The Chlorocebus sabaeus isolate Y175 chromosome 6, mChlSab1.0.hap1, whole genome shotgun sequence genome has a segment encoding these proteins:
- the GPR4 gene encoding G-protein coupled receptor 4: MGNHTWEGCHVDSLVDHLFPPSLYIFVIGVGLPTNCLALWAAYRQVQQRNELGVYLMNLSIADLLYICTLPLWVDYFLHHDNWIHGPGSCKLFGFIFYTNIYISIAFLCCISVDRYLAVAHPLRFARLRRVKTAVAVSSVVWATELGANSAPLFHDELFRDRYNHTFCFEKFPMEGWVAWMNLYRVFVGFLFPWALMLLSYRGILRAVRGSVSTERQEKAKIKRLALSLIAIVLVCFAPYHVLLLSRSAIYLGRPWDCGFEERVFSAYHSSLAFTSLNCVADPILYCLVNEGARSDVAKALHNLLRFLASDKPQEMANASLTLETPLTSKRNSTVKAMTGGWAATPPSQGDQVQLKMLPPAQ, from the coding sequence ATGGGCAACCACACGTGGGAGGGCTGCCACGTGGACTCACTTGTGGACCACCTCTTTCCGCCATCCCTCTACATCTTCGTCATCGGAGTGGGGCTGCCCACCAACTGCCTGGCTCTGTGGGCGGCCTACCGCCAGGTGCAACAGCGCAACGAGCTGGGCGTCTACCTGATGAACCTCAGCATCGCCGACCTGCTGTATATCTGCACCCTGCCGCTGTGGGTCGACTACTTCCTGCACCATGACAACTGGATCCATGGCCCCGGGTCCTGCAAGCTCTTCGGTTTCATCTTCTACACCAACATCTACATCAGCATCGCCTTCCTGTGCTGCATCTCGGTGGACCGTTACCTGGCCGTGGCCCACCCACTCCGCTTTGCCCGCCTGCGCCGCGTCAAGACCGCCGTGGCCGTGAGCTCCGTGGTCTGGGCCACCGAGCTGGGCGCCAACTCGGCGCCCCTGTTCCATGACGAGCTCTTCCGAGACCGCTACAATCACACCTTCTGCTTTGAGAAGTTCCCCATGGAAGGCTGGGTGGCCTGGATGAACCTCTATCGGGTCTTCGTGGGTTTCCTCTTCCCGTGGGCGCTCATGCTGCTGTCGTACCGGGGCATCCTGCGTGCCGTGCGAGGCAGCGTGTCCACCGAGCGCCAGGAGAAGGCCAAGATCAAGCGGCTGGCCCTCAGCCTCATCGCCATCGTGCTGGTCTGCTTTGCGCCCTATCACGTGCTCTTGCTGTCCCGCAGCGCCATCTACCTGGGCCGTCCCTGGGATTGCGGCTTCGAGGAGCGCGTCTTTTCTGCATACCACAGCTCACTGGCTTTCACCAGCCTCAACTGTGTGGCGGACCCCATCCTCTACTGCCTGGTCAACGAGGGTGCCCGCAGCGACGTGGCCAAGGCTCTGCACAACCTGCTCCGCTTTCTGGCCAGCGACAAGCCCCAGGAGATGGCCAACGCCTCACTCACCCTGGAGACCCCACTCACCTCCAAGAGGAACAGCACAGTCAAGGCCATGACTGGCGGCTGGGCGGCCACTCCGCCCTCCCAGGGGGACCAGGTGCAGCTGAAGATGCTGCCACCAGCACAGTGA